The following proteins are co-located in the Vigna angularis cultivar LongXiaoDou No.4 chromosome 2, ASM1680809v1, whole genome shotgun sequence genome:
- the LOC128195531 gene encoding uncharacterized protein LOC128195531 encodes MDDGSPCLLYILEEDEMVLVARGTEFRSATVCHGMQLLEDEVKVSVDEMIMPDASVPLSTEEIFTVEQAYKSFITWPKFLVKPVSDPSTQEQQKIPLSEDDPLSSLHLLADILDDKPLEVQYDANVFGHGSEVPIYLNSQDVRELASGTQELNISIIQLWTMYMSGVTNKLGRSDDYGFIDPQDIHESNDFDHINTRMISSFRRGKKIYFLPYISGRHWQLLVMSVQDNYALWFCSLHRPPPTQLRQAIDCSIPASMMMDGRSIVKSRKIAWISLKCNRQNGSYECGYYVMYWMTHIVRSHITRSWETRFKTTTPVPEKSLLFIRNAAAKYIVRLYNSS; translated from the exons atggacgatggtagtccatgtctgctatacattttagaagaagatgagatggtgctggtagctcgtggaacagagtttaggtcagcgactgtatgtcatggtatgcaactattagaggatgaggtgaaggtatcagtggatgaaatgatcatgccagatgcctcggttccactgtccacggaagagattttcactgtggaacaagcatataagtcgtttatcacttggcctaaatttttggttaaaccagtttctgacccctcg acgcaggaacaacagaagattcctctatctgaggatgaccctctttcttcattgcatctacttgctgacatccttgatgataagcctttggaggttcagtatgatgctaatgtatttgggcatggctctgaggtcccaatataccttaatagccaagatgtccgtgagcttgcgtcgggaacacaagagttgaatatttcaattattcaactatggacgat gtatatgtctggggtcactaataagttggggcgttctgatgattatggattcattgatccccaagacattcatgaatcaaatgattttgatcatATCAACACGAGAATGATAAGCAGTTTTcgaaggggcaagaaaatatactttttgccttatatatccgg gcgccattggcaacttcttgttatgtctgtgcaagacaactatgctttgtggttctgctcattgcacaggcctcctcccacacaactcagacaagcaattgattg ttctattccagcaagtatgatgatggacgggagatcaattgttaagagtagaaagattgcttggatttctctcaag tgtaacagacaaaatgggtcatatgagtgtggatactatgtaatgtattggatgacccatattgttcgttctcacatcacaagaagctgggaaacg agattcaagactactacaccagttcctgagaagtcactactattcattaggaacgctgc